One Setaria italica strain Yugu1 chromosome I, Setaria_italica_v2.0, whole genome shotgun sequence DNA window includes the following coding sequences:
- the LOC101780176 gene encoding RNA polymerase II transcriptional coactivator KIWI: MWGKGKKRFGGGGGSEPAAKRQAAGDEGPSESAEDGTVVAEISKNKKVSVRSWKGKVYVDMREFYTKDGKTLPTKKGISLQLDQWKILRDNIKAIDEAIKENA; encoded by the exons ATGtgggggaaggggaagaagcgcttcggcggcgggggcgggagcgagccggcggccaagcgccaggcCGCCGGGGACGAGGGGCCCTCTGAATCCGCCGAAGACGGCACCGTAGTGGCCGAG ATATCGAAGAATAAGAAGGTGTCGGTGAGGAGCTGGAAGGGCAAGGTCTACGTCGACATGCGCGAGTTCTACACCAAGGACGGCAAGACCCTCCCCACCAAGAAAG GTATATCACTCCAATTGGATCAG TGGAAAATATTGAGGGACAACATCAAAGCCATAGATGAGGCCATCAAGGAGAACGCATGA
- the LOC101780571 gene encoding tetratricopeptide repeat protein 33 codes for MKIAWGKNAKTKRQPVVVSTKPGLPFGVESDTEEAEKDETAGANTNCPGAKPLDTAESLQHQGDKLAEEGKYHEALSRWEAALTLAPDNAVLYEQKAQVLLEVGDAWHALTAGTRATELDPLWPEAWVTLGRAQLNFGEPDSAILSFDKALAIKPDHDDAKADRETAARLVKKRGQLHSSGLSANKRRFTVGEKENSDNGAEGEEKADETAVQSG; via the exons ATGAAGATAGCCTGGGGTAAGAATGCCAAGACGAAGAGGCAGCCAGTGGTAGTGTCAACTAAACCAGGCCTACCATTTGGAGTGGAGAGTGACACCGAAGAGGCCGAAAAGGATGAAACTGCAGGGGCAAACACAAACTGTCCTGGAGCAAAGCCACTTGACACTGCTGAGTCGCTCCAGCATCAAGGAGACAAGCTAGCCGAG GAAGGGAAGTACCATGAAGCACTTAGTAGGTGGGAGGCTGCTCTTACCTTGGCACCTGATAATGCAGTACTTTATGAACAGAAAGCTCAGGTTTTACTCGAAGTGGGAGACGCATGGCATGCACTGACAGCAGGAACCA GAGCAACAGAACTGGATCCGCTATGGCCCGAG GCTTGGGTCACACTTGGTAGAGCACAGTTAAATTTTGGGGAGCCAGATTCAGCAATACTATCATTTGACAAGGCACTAGCAATCAAG CCCGACCACGATGACGCGAAAGCCGACCGTGAAACTGCAGCTCGCCTTGTCAAGAAGCGAGGGCAGCTGCACTCATCAGGTCTAAGCGCTAACAAAAGGCGGTTCACTGTTGGAGAGAAAGAGAACTCAGATAACGGCGCAGAGGGTGAAGAAAAGGCGGATGAAACGGCGGTACAGTCTGGTTAG